The Plasmodium relictum strain SGS1 genome assembly, contig: PRELSG_00_v1_387, whole genome shotgun sequence DNA segment CAATAAGTAATTTATGAGCGCTACTATCATTTGTTGGAggttttatttcttctttttgaTTTTGTTGTTGTGTAACACTATCTTGTGAATTACCTTGTTCTGTTTGATCTGATAATTCTTCTGTTTGTTCATTTTCTTGGTTTTCCTTTTCTGGGATTTTAGATTTTGTTGGTTCTTCTTCTTCTGTTTGTTCCATTTTTTCGTCATCATCTATGATATCCTCATCTTCGTCTTCATCATCATCATGGTCTTCTATTATTTCATCATCACTAACTTCTGGTTCTCTTTCAATTAATTGCTCgtcttcttcatcttcttcttcttcatcttcttcttcttgCTTCTCTTCTTTTCCCTGCCCCTGTTCTTCCTGTCCCTGTTCTTTTCCCTGTCTCCcttcttcttcctcttctccttcctcttcttcttcctcttcttcttcctcttcttCATCATCTTCATTTATATCATCATTTTCACCTTCTTTTACGTCTATTGGTTGTAGTacattttgtttttcttgTGGATTTTCGATTTGGCTTACTTCATCAGGGGGTCTTACTGCTTTTTCCTCTTCCTTCTGTGCACTTCCTTCCTTATCATTTTGGGTTATACCATCTGCATTTTGTGAAGCATCTACTGGGTTTAATACTTTTGAATTTGGGTGTTCTGGAATTAATTTTACCATTTGGTCTGCCACATTTCCTATAGAATCTATCCCTGTCGTAATTAGTGATTCTGATGAATCTAATCCTAgtgtttttattaatgaagaaatagTAAATTCTGACTCATTTTTACCTGCCACATTAACTGGAACCTCTGCTGGTTTTTGTTCACTTGGGGTGGAGTCTGGAATTAATTTTACCATTTGTTTTGCCACATTTTCTATAGAATCTATCCCTGTCGTAATTAGTGATTCTGATGAATCTAATCCGAgtgtttttattaatgatGAAATAGTAAATTCTGGTGAGCTACCAGAAATTACTTTTTCTTCATCTGCATGTACTGAATTAGGGT contains these protein-coding regions:
- a CDS encoding MSP3-like protein encodes the protein MKIFNICFYLIIIKLYMCKKNENLINNADGTTHINPQKHNLRNRHVDNNPSLVQRTKVDGDSTNLSDKTISDLSTNNSESKEQELWRIPDGESEDSEAHVNDLSVIGESDDIQLGTDHGENGITSPSIKSSEELSSSDPNSVHADEEKVISGSSPEFTISSLIKTLGLDSSESLITTGIDSIENVAKQMVKLIPDSTPSEQKPAEVPVNVAGKNESEFTISSLIKTLGLDSSESLITTGIDSIGNVADQMVKLIPEHPNSKVLNPVDASQNADGITQNDKEGSAQKEEEKAVRPPDEVSQIENPQEKQNVLQPIDVKEGENDDINEDDEEEEEEEEEEEEGEEEEEGRQGKEQGQEEQGQGKEEKQEEEDEEEEDEEDEQLIEREPEVSDDEIIEDHDDDEDEDEDIIDDDEKMEQTEEEEPTKSKIPEKENQENEQTEELSDQTEQGNSQDSVTQQQNQKEEIKPPTNDSSAHKLLI